A part of Aegilops tauschii subsp. strangulata cultivar AL8/78 chromosome 2, Aet v6.0, whole genome shotgun sequence genomic DNA contains:
- the LOC109754953 gene encoding norbelladine synthase — protein MEGGSLWHEYETDLRAADVWEVYGSLALGQLAPQLLPHVLSKVELVEGDGGVGTVLLVTFPPAGASEPRSHKEKFNVVDHEKYIKEAETVEGGFLDLGFRKYLVRFKVVGKEDGASVIRSTVEYEVDAEHAKNVSFVSTEAMASIAEAITKYIKEQKKSHEQAAE, from the exons ATGGAAGGGGGCAGCCTCTGGCACGAGTACGAGACGGACCTCCGGGCCGCCGACGTGTGGGAGGTCTATGGCAGCCTCGCTCTCGGGCAACTAGCCCCCCAGCTGCTCCCGCACGTCCTCTCAAAGGTCGAGCTTGTAGAGGGAGACGGCGGCGTCGGCACAGTCCTGCTCGTCACTTTCCCTCCTGCAG GAGCTTCCGAACCAAGAAGCCACAAGGAGAAGTTCAACGTAGTCGACCATGAGAAGTACATCAAGGAGGCAGAGACGGTGGAGGGAGGCTTTCTGGATCTCGGCTTCCGGAAATATTTGGTGCGATTCAAGGTCGTAGGAAAAGAAGATGGCGCATCCGTTATAAGATCCACGGTTGAGTATGAAGTTGATGCAGAGCATGCCAAGAATGTCTCCTTTGTCAGCACAGAAGCAATGGCTTCTATTGCTGAGGCCATCACCAAGTACATCAAGGAGCAGAAGAAGAGCCACGAGCAAGCCGCCGAGTAA